The nucleotide sequence ATGGTTGTAATAAATTAACGGTCTTTGATTGGCTTTCCAACATGTCGCTTCCCAATGGGGAAAAGCCGTTCGATTGCGTCGAAGTTCGATTTAAGAACAGTAGAAAAGAATTCTTCAGAAACACGGAAAACCTTACGCTTTCCATTGGTGATATTGTGGCAACACAGGCATCATCGGGCCACGATGTGGGCATGGTAACCTTAACGGGCGAGCTCGTCAAGGTGCAAATGAAGCGCAAAAAGGTTGACTATAAAGATAAAGACCTGCCTAAGATACACCGAAAGGCTACGCAGAACGATATCGATAAATGGCAAAAATGCCGTGACCGCGAAGAGGAAATAAAAAAACGTGCTCGAGAAATAGCTATCATCCTAAAGCTTCAAATGAAGATCTCCGATGTAGAATTTCAAGGTGATGGTTCAAAGGCCACGTTTTATTATACGGCGGAAGATCGGGTCGACTTTAGACAGTTGATCAAAGATATGGCGAAAGCCTTCGGTATTAGGATCGAGATGCGCCAAATCGGATACCGCCAAGAGGCCCAACGTTTGGGCGGAATTGGTTCGTGCGGGCGTGAACTCTGTTGTTCTACATGGTTGACCGATTTTAGGTCGGTCAGTACTTCCGCTGCACGGTATCAACAACTGTCATTGAATCCCCAAAAATTGGCAGGACAATGCGGAAAGCTCAAATGTTGCCTGAACTATGAGCTTGATATGTACTTGGAGGCCTTAAAAGATTTTCCTTCACAAGACACCAAACTTTTCACCGAAAAAGGACTCGCCTTCTGCCAAAAGACCGATATTTTTAAGGGAATGTTGTGGTTTTCATACAAGGAAGACCCTTCCAATTGGCATACCCTGACCAAGGAACAAGTGCAGGAAATTCTGGAAAAAAATAAAAAGAAAGAAAAAGTTGCCAGTCTAGAGGAATATACGGTAGATAATTTCGTTAAGGAAGAAAAGGTGTTTGAGAACGTGGTGGGCCAAGATAGCCTTACCCGTTTTGATAAGCCGAAAAGACCTAGGAACAGAAACCGTAAGAGAAACAAGGCGAAGAGCAATAGTGGGAAGAACAATAACAACAATAGCGGAAACAACGCGAACCCCCAAAAGAAAAGAGGTCGTAGGAACAACAATCAAAAAAGGCAGCAAAAAAATGGCTAGGGTCTTGCTAGCTTTGGCCCTTGCCGTAGGGCTCGTTTCGTGTAACGATAATTTGGTGAAATCTGAATTTCAGGCCACAAAAGGCGGCGTCTGGAACAAAACCGACAGCATTCACTTTTCATTCTCTGAAATCGATACCATGCAAAGGCACAATATGTTCATTACGGTCCGTAACGATGCCACTTTTCCATACAATAACCTATTCTTGATTACCGAACTTGAATTTCCCTCGGGAGAAACCGTTAAAGATACGTTGGAGTACGAAATGGCCTTGCCCGATGGTTCGTGGTTGGGTAAAGGGTACGGAAGTATCAAAGAAAATAAATTATGGTACAAAGAAAACATCGTTTTTCCCTCTTCGGGCGTATATAATCTACGCGTTTGGCACGCCATGCGCAAAAATGGAAGCGTAAACGGTATTGAAGATTTGAAAGGAATCACCGATGTTGGATTTGAAATAGAAAAAAGTAACGAATAACTTATGTCCAAAGTTGTTAAAAAGAAAAAGCCTGCCGGGTATTTTAAATATATCAAATGGTTCTGGATCCTGGTTGTTTCAGGTATTCTATTGGTTGCATTAATATTTTTGTCGGCTTCATGGGGCCTTTTGGGCGACATGCCCGAATATGAATATCTCGAAAATCCCCAGACCAATCTGGCTACCGAGATTATTTCTTCAGACGGAAAAACATTGGGCAAGTTCTATTTAGACGATAACAGAACCCCGGTGCCTTATGACAGTCTTCCACAAAACTTGGTAGATGCCCTGGTAGCTACCGAAGATGCCCGCTTTTTTGACCACTCGGGAATCGATGCCCGAGGAACCCTAAGGGCCTTTGTCTATTTAGGAAAAAAAGGGGGGGCTAGTACCATTACCCAACAATTGGCACGACAGCTTTTTGTGGGGGTCAGGTCAAAGAACAAGTTTGAGACCATAAAGCAGAAAGTGATGGAATGGGTCTTGGCCACTCGATTGGAAAGGCAGTACACCAAGCAAGAGATTATTGCTATGTACTTGAACCAGTACGACTTTTTGAATAATGCCGATGGTATTCGATCAGCGGCGAAAATATACTTTGGTAAAGAACCACAAGAGCTAAAGGTCGAAGAATCTGCCGTTTTGGTCGGAATGCTTAAAAACTCCTCATACTTCAACCCTATAAGAAGGGAAGAATTGGTGGCCAACCGCAGAAATACCGTGCTAGGCCAAATGGCGAAGTACGGTTATATCACTGAAAAGGAAAAAGATTCGTTACAGGCCCTGAAAATGGATATCAACTTTAATCCAGAATCGCATAAGGAAGGCTTGGCTACTTATTTTAGAATGTACTTACAAGGCTTCATGAACGATTGGATATCCAAAAACCCCAAGCCAGCTTTAGAAGGCGGTCGGGACAAATGGAACCTTTATTTGGACGGCCTTAAGATTTATACCACCATAGACTCACGTATGCAGGCGAATGCCGAAGACGCTGTACGGAAGCATATGGCCAATCTTCAGGATGAATTTTTTAATCAAAATACACCGGATAGAAACCCTACAGCTCCGTTTTTGGATCTAGATAAGGCCCAAATTAATCGTATTCTAGAGCGAGCCATGAAAAACTCTTCTAGATGGCGCATGATGAAGGCCGAAGGGAAATCTGAAGAAGATATTCGGGCGTCGTTCACCAAAAAAACGGAGATGACCGTTTTTGACTGGAATAGTGATGGTCGTGAGCGAGATACTATCATGACTCCGTTGGATTCCATTAGATATTATAAAACATTTTTAAGAGCGGCTATGATGTCTATGGAACCGCAAACAGGTCATGTTAAGGCATGGGTCGGGGGTATTGACTACAGACATTTCCAATATGACAATGTTATTCAAGGTATGCGTCAAGCAGGCTCTACTTTTAAACCATTTGTGTATGCAGCTGCCATAGATCAATTGAGACTTTCTCCTTGTGAAACCTTACCGGATACTCAATATTGTATTGAGGCGGGAAAACATGGAAATATGGAAGCTTGGTGCCCAGATAATTCAGATGGTAAGTTCTCCGGTGAGGATATGACCTTAAAAGATGCTTTAGCAAATTCGATAAACTCGGTAACGGCGCGATTAATCGATAGGGTAGGTCCGCGATCGGTAGTTTCTATTATTAAAAACTTGGGACTAAAAGGGGATATCCTAGAAGTACCCTCTATTGCATTGGGTACTCCGGAGTCCAACGTTTATGAAATGGTTGGGGCATATGGTGCTTTCGCAAATCAAGGTGTGTATGTTAAACCGGTTATGGTAACCCGTATTGAAGATAAGAATGGTACGGTGCTTTATGAATATGTGCCCGAGACCAAGGATGTGTTGAGTAAAGATGTGGCCTACGCTATGGTAAACCTTATGGAGGGCGTTACCCATGGTGGGTCAGGAACGCGTCTAAGACATTCAGGGGCAAAGAACTCTACGGTGTACAAAAAGGTTATCACGGGCTATCCTTACGGGTTTACAAACCCCATTGCCGGTAAAACGGGTACGACACAAAACCAAAGTGATGGTTGGTTTATGGGTATGGTACCAAACCTTGTCACCGGTGTTTGGGTCGGCGGTGAAGAGCGTTCTATACATTTTAAATCGATCGCCTATGGCCAAGGTGCCTCTATGGCGTTGCCGATTTGGGGACTGTACATGAAAAAGAATTATGAGAATAAAGACTTGGGTATCTCCGACGGAGCCTTTGAAAAACCGGAAAACATGTCTATTAATGTTGATTGTACTAAAGTGGTAGATGACAGTGAAAAAAACGACGATGATGGAGGTTTAGACGATGACTTAGATGATTTAGATTTCTAAAGGATAAAAGTAAATTAGAGCTTATAAATTGCCCGTGACTTTCAATAGAAGTCACGGGCAATTTTCGTTTAAAAATTGTAACTTGACTGCAATAGAAATCTTTTATTCCTTATTATATGATCTCTAAGAAAGTAGCAAGTGTTAAAGAAGCCTTAGATGGTGTTCAAGACGGCATGACATTTATGTTGGGCGGTTTTGGTCTCTGCGGGATTCCGGAAAACGCCATTGCCGAATTGGTCGCTTCCAATATCAAGGATATCACCTGTATTTCCAATAATGCCGGTGTAGACGATTTTGGATTGGGACTTTTACTTCACAAGCACCAGATTAAAAAAATGATATCGTCTTACGTAGGCGAGAACGAAGAATTTGAACGTCAGATGCTCAGTGGTGAACTCGAAGTAGAGCTTACGCCCCAAGGAACTTTGGCGGAAAAATGCCGTGCCGCGCAAGCTGGTTTCCCGGCATTTTATACCCCAGCCGGCTATGGTACCGAAGTCGCCGAAGGCAAGGAAACCCGAGAATTTAACGGAAAAATGTATGTGCTTGAGGAAGCCTTTAAAGCTGATTTTTCCTTTGTTAAGGCCTGGAAGGGCGATGAAGCCGGAAACCTGATCTTTAAAGGTACGGCCCGAAATTTCAATCCTTGTATGTGCGGGGCCGCGAAGATCACGGTCGCCGAAGTGGAGGAGTTGGTTCCCGCAGGTGAGCTAGATCCCAATCAGATTCACATACCGGGCATTTTCGTACAACGTATTTTTCAAGGGAGCAACTATGAAAAGCGTATAGAACAACGAACGGTTAGGAAGCGATAAGTATACCCTTTGAAAATTACTTCATTTAAATTCTGTGACTTTGATCGTTTCGAAAATTATATCAACAAGTAAAAAATCGTAATTGTTCAATTTTCAAATTGACACATTTCAAATTAACTGTTATGTTAGATAAAAACGGAATCGCCAAGCGAATAGCACAAGAGGTAAAAGACGGTTACTACGTAAACTTGGGTATTGGTATACCTACCTTGGTCGCAAATTTTGTCAGGGATGATATCAATGTAGAGTTTCAAAGTGAGAACGGCGTCTTGGGAATGGGGCCTTTCCCTTTTGAAGGGGAAGAGGATGCCGATATTATCAATGCCGGAAAACAGACCATTACCACCTTGCCGGGAGCCTCTTTTTTTGATTCGGCCACGAGTTTCGGTATGATCCGTGGGCAACATGTAGACCTCACCATTTTGGGGGCTATGGAAGTTGCCGAAAACGGGGATATTGCCAATTGGAAAATACCTGGAAAAATGGTCAAGGGAATGGGCGGCGCCATGGATTTGGTGGCCTCGGCGGAAAATATTATCGTAGCCATGATGCATACCAATAGGGCCGGCGAATCTAAGCTCTTAAAAAGGTGTAGCCTACCCCTTACGGGCGTGGGGTGTGTTACCAAGATTGTCACCAACCTCGCCGTTCTTGAAGTAACGCCCGCTGGTTTTAAGCTTGTAGAAAGGGCCCCCGGAGTGACCGTAGATGAAATTAAGGCGGCTACCGAAGGCCGTTTGATCGTGGAAGGCACTGTTCCTGAAATGCCGATTTAGGCTAAAGGAAGGGGTTTCTCCGTTGTAGGGCGTATAAAAATTGGCTTTCACAACAATGTGGGAACACTTCACAACAAGTTTTTTACCGTTTAAAGAGTGATTCGTATATTTATATTGTTATTAATCGAAAATCGCATCCCAAATCCGATTTTGCCCAAATAAAAAACCTATGGAAGCTCAAATCAATCACACACAAGAAGAAATACAAGTTTATAAAAATGACTTTTTCAGCGGAATCGTAATGCTGACCAAGAAGTTGTTTATGTTGTAAAATGTTTTGAAAAAGAAATTAAAAGAGCGGCTCACCCAAAGGCCGCTTTTTTTATGCGCTATATTTTGGTCTCGGGCCGAAATAGTGCTTGCTAGAGTGAACGCAGAATGCGAACGGCCTCTTCTAAGGTCTCATTTTTCTTGGCAAAGCAGAACCGCAATACACCGTCTTGCCGATTGCCGACATTAAAGGACGATATAGGTATACTGGCCAATTTGTGCTCAAGGATCAATCGTATGGCAAAAGCTTCATCGTCTTCTTCCGTGATTTGCGTGTAATCCAAAAGTTGAAAGTAGGTGCCCTCCGAGGGTCTGTACTTGAATCTGGAGCCTTTTAATCCTTCTAGGAACAAATCTCGTTTTTCTTGATAAAATGAAGGAAGGCCCAAATAGTTTTGCTCGTTTTTAAGGTAGGAAGCCATTGCCCTTTGCACGGGGTGGTCCACACAAAACACGGCAAATTGGTGTGTTTTCCTAAATTCTTGCATTAATTCGGCAGGTGCGGCGCAATAGCCGATTTTCCATCCGGTGACGTGAAAAGTTTTGCCGAAAGAGGCACATACAAAGCTGCGCTGGGCCAAATCGTCGAAGCGGGAAGCACTTTGATGTTCCTTTCCATCGAAAATAATATGTTCATATACCTCGTCGCTCACCAAGATGCAATTGGTGGGCCTAAGGATTTCCTGTAACTGCAGCATGTCTTCCCTTGAAAATATACGTCCGCTCGGGTTGTGAGGCGTATTTATGATGACCATACGCGTCTTTTCGGAAATCTTGCTTTTCAAGGCTTGCCAGTCGATCTCGTAGCCATTGGCGTCGAGTTGTACATAAACGGGAATTCCCCCGTTCAATAGTATGGCCGGTTCATAACAATCATAGGCAGGCTTTATTACAATGACCTCGTCCCCTTGGTTTACGAAGGCGGTAATTGCCGTAAACAAGGCCTGTGTTGCGCCTACGGTAACGGTAATTTCGCTTTCGGGATCGTAAAGCCTTTTATGCAGTTTTTCTATTTTTTCTGAAATAATTTCCCTTAAACCATAATAGCCTTGCATGGCGGCATATTGGTTATGGCCGTTTTCCATGGCATCTGTGACCAACTCCTTCAGTTTGGGGTCTATTTCAAAATTTGGAAAGCCTTGGGAAAGGTCTATGGCCTTATTCTTTCGTGCCAAGTTGCCCACCGTAGTGAAAATGGTGGTTTTTGCCTTGGGGAGTTTAGATGAAAATCTCAAATTAGAGGAAGTCATTCGGTACTGTTCAATTAAGATTTCAATTTACAACTTTATGGGGCATATACTTTTTCTTTTTTTAATAAACTTAATTGTGATCCCTTATATTTATGCATCCAAAACATATGATATGCGCAATTTTCGAACTCTAGTTTTAGTTTTTTCCATGGTTTTTACCATAAATACCCTTTTTTCACAAACGGCTTCATCCAAAAAAATAAGAACACTTATTGTTGATGGTCAAAACAATCACGATCAATGGCCGAAGATTACGTATATGTTGAAAACGGAAATGGAGAACACCGGATTGTTTACCGTAGAGGTCGCCCGTTCGGCATATACTTGGAAAGGAGATAACTTTATCGCTGAATTTCCAATAAAAGATTTACCTAAAACGGAGGCAAAGGAAAAGCCCGTGGCCGACGCGAACTATAGTCCCGATTTTTCAAAATACGATGTGGTCATCTGTAATTTTGGATGGAACGCTGCACCATGGCCCGAAAAGACCCAGAAGAAGTTTGAAAAGTATATAAAAAAAGGAGGCGGATTGGTCGTTTTCCATGCTGCGGACAATTCTTTTCCTGAATGGGAAGCCTATAACCAAATGATCGGTTTAGGCGGTTGGGGCGATCGTACCGAAAAAGACGGACCTTATGTGTATTACAATGATGCAGGTGAGCTTATTAGGGATAATAGTCCTGGAAATGCCGGTTCCCATGGTCCGCAAAGCGAATATCAGGTTCAAATAAGAAATGAAGACCATCCGATTACCAAGGGTATGCCCAAAGTGTGGTTGCATACCAAAGATGAGTTGTATAATAGTCTTCGTGGCCCTGCGGAGAATATGGAGGTTTTGGCAACCGCGTATTCAGATCCGGAAAACAAGGGTACAGGTAGACACGAACCTGCGCTTATGAGCCTAGAGTACGGTAAGGGCCGTATCTTTCATAACATCATGGGTCATGTCGATTATTCGGTAGAATGTGTCGGCTTTTTGACCAGTATGCTTAGAGGAGCCGAATGGGCGGCCACAGGCGCGGTAAGCCAGCCTATTCCTGCCGATTTTCCTACCGCCGGGCAGACCAGTTCACGAAAGTTCACTAAATAGGTTTTCAATACTGGGTAGGCAGACCGCGTTCAAAAGGCTTTTTTTGAGTCTTGAATCCACTGACATTTGAGGCAAAATCTGATAGCTTTCCCTTTTCTGTGCAAAATTATAGGAACCGACCCTTGGGTCGGTTCCTAGGTTGTAAGTGGTACAGACCGCCAGATTACAATCCCGTTTTCTATGGGCCGATTATCGATAAACTGCCAAAACTAGGGGTTCCAATCCTTTTGACGGGGGATGGGCAAACTGTTCGGTCGGTTTTTTTAAACGCATTGTTCAATACAAGCTTATGGGATTGACCGTCTACCACATCGTAATTGTCGCTATTCTAGTGGTCTTTTCTTTTTTTGCGGTCAAGAACGTTCGTGTTGGGAGATTAAGAAATGAAAATACTGCGGACGGCAAATATTGAGTCCCTTGAAAATTAAAGTGGGCGATGGTATTGTGGGGCGGGTCGCTCAAATCAAACAGCCCATATTGCTCTCGGATACTTCTATGGAGTCGAGGTATATATTGGACGATAAAAGAAGGTTTTCCGAATTGGCCGTTCCTATAATGAGATCGGGCGACTTATTGGGGGTTCTTGATTTTGAACATTCGGAAAAGAACTTTTTTACCGAAAGCCATGTGCTTATTTTTCAACTTATAGCCAAGCTCACGGGCATAAAATTAGAGCGTATAAGCAGTCAGAATTATAAACCATTGATCAACGGGGTGGTTTATTCTGGGCAGTGGGTGCGACTTTTGACGCAAGAAAGGGTACATCGTGATTCCAACTTGAGTCTGGGCGCCATGGCCGACGTTTTAAATATTAGTGATACCTATCTCTCACATTTGGTCAGTAAGTTGGGCGGACATAACTTTTCCGACCACATAAACCATTATTGGGTACTTGACGCAAAAGATATGCTTGCCGACCGAAAATATAATGATTATACCATTCTTTCCATCGGCCTGGAAGCAGGCTTCAATTCTAAGTCCACTTTTTACTCCGTTTTTAAAAAGCACACTGGACTTACCCCAACAGGGTTCAGAAAGGGGGATGGGAAGGCTAAAAAAGGCGTTGGCGTAAAGCACTGAAGATCATAATTTCTTTGTCTTATCCGTGATTCGGTATTCCAATGGCATATATAGGGGTTCTCTCCTCTTAAAAAAACCTTCAAAAATGCTCCTTTGGAATATTTTGTATAAATGGTTTCAAATGGCACACAATAGGTCATATATCGATTACAATTAGTAATAAAAACATGTAAATAACTGATAGTCAATACATTTTTTGGAGTCCTGTTTTTTGCGATTTGTAAAATATAGGACACTTGAATTTGTGTGAAATCTAGTTTTGTGGAACTAATTAAAAAATAATATGATGAAAACTAAATTATTATGTGTTTTTGTGGCGACCTTATCTATTATCGCCTGTTCCAAGGATGGGGAAGATGGAGCCGTTGGTCCACAGGGCCCACAAGGAGAACAGGGTATTCAAGGAGAGCAGGGTGACACCGGTGAACAGGGTGACACAGGGGAACAGGGCGAAAAAGGAGACCCGGGTACGGCCAACGTTATTTATTCCGGTTGGGTCGACTCGCCCTTTGTAAACAATAACATTATGTCTCCTACCGCAAACGCCTCTATGGAAGTGGCGGGACTTAGTCAAGAAATCGTCGACTATGGAACCGTTTTGGTATACGGTAAGGTTGCGGCGAACGGGACTGTCTATGCCTTGCCATACCTTGGAAATCAAGGGGTCAGTTACTATTACTATTTCGATTTGGAGGAAATCAATATACGACTGGCAACGGCCGATGGGACTTCTGATATTGGTTCGCCCCTATTTTCTACCTATCGGTATGTTTTAATCCCCGGAGGGACGGAAGCGAGCGATGGAATTGGCGGGGTCACTACAAAAGCGGCCGCTGTTGATTATTCTAAAATGTCTTACGACGAAGTCGTGGATTACTTCGGTATTCCCAAATAAGATAGTCGGCAAGGAGGTAGGCCGGTATTGCCCGGGAGTTTCGATACGACCGGGCAAACCACTTACCCCCTTTGTTACAACGGTGGGTTTGATCAAGATGGACCTTGGGCAGGGCTAAGGGAAATCAATATTAGGTAACAAGCATGCCGGTCAATGGACTTCAATACCCCTTGGTGACGGTTTTTGAAGTTATCGAACCAGTAAAATGTACAGA is from Zobellia galactanivorans and encodes:
- a CDS encoding PSP1 domain-containing protein, giving the protein MGCSSCSTGKDGQPRGCKNNGTCGTDGCNKLTVFDWLSNMSLPNGEKPFDCVEVRFKNSRKEFFRNTENLTLSIGDIVATQASSGHDVGMVTLTGELVKVQMKRKKVDYKDKDLPKIHRKATQNDIDKWQKCRDREEEIKKRAREIAIILKLQMKISDVEFQGDGSKATFYYTAEDRVDFRQLIKDMAKAFGIRIEMRQIGYRQEAQRLGGIGSCGRELCCSTWLTDFRSVSTSAARYQQLSLNPQKLAGQCGKLKCCLNYELDMYLEALKDFPSQDTKLFTEKGLAFCQKTDIFKGMLWFSYKEDPSNWHTLTKEQVQEILEKNKKKEKVASLEEYTVDNFVKEEKVFENVVGQDSLTRFDKPKRPRNRNRKRNKAKSNSGKNNNNNSGNNANPQKKRGRRNNNQKRQQKNG
- a CDS encoding gliding motility lipoprotein GldH, which encodes MARVLLALALAVGLVSCNDNLVKSEFQATKGGVWNKTDSIHFSFSEIDTMQRHNMFITVRNDATFPYNNLFLITELEFPSGETVKDTLEYEMALPDGSWLGKGYGSIKENKLWYKENIVFPSSGVYNLRVWHAMRKNGSVNGIEDLKGITDVGFEIEKSNE
- a CDS encoding penicillin-binding protein 1A encodes the protein MSKVVKKKKPAGYFKYIKWFWILVVSGILLVALIFLSASWGLLGDMPEYEYLENPQTNLATEIISSDGKTLGKFYLDDNRTPVPYDSLPQNLVDALVATEDARFFDHSGIDARGTLRAFVYLGKKGGASTITQQLARQLFVGVRSKNKFETIKQKVMEWVLATRLERQYTKQEIIAMYLNQYDFLNNADGIRSAAKIYFGKEPQELKVEESAVLVGMLKNSSYFNPIRREELVANRRNTVLGQMAKYGYITEKEKDSLQALKMDINFNPESHKEGLATYFRMYLQGFMNDWISKNPKPALEGGRDKWNLYLDGLKIYTTIDSRMQANAEDAVRKHMANLQDEFFNQNTPDRNPTAPFLDLDKAQINRILERAMKNSSRWRMMKAEGKSEEDIRASFTKKTEMTVFDWNSDGRERDTIMTPLDSIRYYKTFLRAAMMSMEPQTGHVKAWVGGIDYRHFQYDNVIQGMRQAGSTFKPFVYAAAIDQLRLSPCETLPDTQYCIEAGKHGNMEAWCPDNSDGKFSGEDMTLKDALANSINSVTARLIDRVGPRSVVSIIKNLGLKGDILEVPSIALGTPESNVYEMVGAYGAFANQGVYVKPVMVTRIEDKNGTVLYEYVPETKDVLSKDVAYAMVNLMEGVTHGGSGTRLRHSGAKNSTVYKKVITGYPYGFTNPIAGKTGTTQNQSDGWFMGMVPNLVTGVWVGGEERSIHFKSIAYGQGASMALPIWGLYMKKNYENKDLGISDGAFEKPENMSINVDCTKVVDDSEKNDDDGGLDDDLDDLDF
- a CDS encoding CoA transferase subunit A: MISKKVASVKEALDGVQDGMTFMLGGFGLCGIPENAIAELVASNIKDITCISNNAGVDDFGLGLLLHKHQIKKMISSYVGENEEFERQMLSGELEVELTPQGTLAEKCRAAQAGFPAFYTPAGYGTEVAEGKETREFNGKMYVLEEAFKADFSFVKAWKGDEAGNLIFKGTARNFNPCMCGAAKITVAEVEELVPAGELDPNQIHIPGIFVQRIFQGSNYEKRIEQRTVRKR
- a CDS encoding CoA transferase subunit B; this encodes MLDKNGIAKRIAQEVKDGYYVNLGIGIPTLVANFVRDDINVEFQSENGVLGMGPFPFEGEEDADIINAGKQTITTLPGASFFDSATSFGMIRGQHVDLTILGAMEVAENGDIANWKIPGKMVKGMGGAMDLVASAENIIVAMMHTNRAGESKLLKRCSLPLTGVGCVTKIVTNLAVLEVTPAGFKLVERAPGVTVDEIKAATEGRLIVEGTVPEMPI
- a CDS encoding methionine aminotransferase, with the protein product MTSSNLRFSSKLPKAKTTIFTTVGNLARKNKAIDLSQGFPNFEIDPKLKELVTDAMENGHNQYAAMQGYYGLREIISEKIEKLHKRLYDPESEITVTVGATQALFTAITAFVNQGDEVIVIKPAYDCYEPAILLNGGIPVYVQLDANGYEIDWQALKSKISEKTRMVIINTPHNPSGRIFSREDMLQLQEILRPTNCILVSDEVYEHIIFDGKEHQSASRFDDLAQRSFVCASFGKTFHVTGWKIGYCAAPAELMQEFRKTHQFAVFCVDHPVQRAMASYLKNEQNYLGLPSFYQEKRDLFLEGLKGSRFKYRPSEGTYFQLLDYTQITEEDDEAFAIRLILEHKLASIPISSFNVGNRQDGVLRFCFAKKNETLEEAVRILRSL
- a CDS encoding ThuA domain-containing protein — encoded protein: MRNFRTLVLVFSMVFTINTLFSQTASSKKIRTLIVDGQNNHDQWPKITYMLKTEMENTGLFTVEVARSAYTWKGDNFIAEFPIKDLPKTEAKEKPVADANYSPDFSKYDVVICNFGWNAAPWPEKTQKKFEKYIKKGGGLVVFHAADNSFPEWEAYNQMIGLGGWGDRTEKDGPYVYYNDAGELIRDNSPGNAGSHGPQSEYQVQIRNEDHPITKGMPKVWLHTKDELYNSLRGPAENMEVLATAYSDPENKGTGRHEPALMSLEYGKGRIFHNIMGHVDYSVECVGFLTSMLRGAEWAATGAVSQPIPADFPTAGQTSSRKFTK
- a CDS encoding helix-turn-helix domain-containing protein, whose protein sequence is MKIKVGDGIVGRVAQIKQPILLSDTSMESRYILDDKRRFSELAVPIMRSGDLLGVLDFEHSEKNFFTESHVLIFQLIAKLTGIKLERISSQNYKPLINGVVYSGQWVRLLTQERVHRDSNLSLGAMADVLNISDTYLSHLVSKLGGHNFSDHINHYWVLDAKDMLADRKYNDYTILSIGLEAGFNSKSTFYSVFKKHTGLTPTGFRKGDGKAKKGVGVKH
- a CDS encoding collagen-like protein; this encodes MMKTKLLCVFVATLSIIACSKDGEDGAVGPQGPQGEQGIQGEQGDTGEQGDTGEQGEKGDPGTANVIYSGWVDSPFVNNNIMSPTANASMEVAGLSQEIVDYGTVLVYGKVAANGTVYALPYLGNQGVSYYYYFDLEEINIRLATADGTSDIGSPLFSTYRYVLIPGGTEASDGIGGVTTKAAAVDYSKMSYDEVVDYFGIPK